A window of Reinekea marina contains these coding sequences:
- the murI gene encoding glutamate racemase translates to MVRDTLSLVDSFSKVPMIGVFDSGIGGLTVLSSIYKLMPESPLIYVADQAHAPYGNLSDALLLKRCRLITSWLEAQGCTLVVIACNTATAMAIDTLRKEFTVPIVGVEPGIKPAAISSQSRCVGILATENTVASGRYKRLLERFMPSVSIASQGCPGLADAIEQGSHSIDSLLQQYSKPLLQAGADQIVLGCTHYPLVMQRLQKIVGNEINIIDTSDAVALEVQRRYNANSSQNGLPTSHIALFTTGSQTAINRIVATYAELTWLADLPVQHCALSDLAEQP, encoded by the coding sequence ATGGTTCGTGATACACTTAGCCTAGTTGATTCGTTTAGTAAGGTTCCTATGATTGGCGTGTTTGATTCTGGTATTGGTGGGCTAACTGTACTGTCTAGTATTTATAAACTTATGCCTGAATCGCCGCTTATTTATGTGGCCGATCAAGCGCACGCTCCTTATGGGAATTTATCCGATGCACTTTTATTGAAGCGATGCCGGCTTATAACGAGTTGGCTTGAAGCACAGGGCTGCACTTTAGTCGTCATTGCTTGCAATACCGCGACCGCCATGGCGATAGATACCCTGAGAAAAGAGTTTACCGTGCCCATTGTGGGGGTAGAGCCGGGCATTAAACCCGCCGCGATTTCCAGCCAAAGTCGATGCGTGGGCATTTTAGCCACAGAAAACACCGTCGCTTCTGGGCGTTATAAGCGGCTATTAGAACGCTTCATGCCTTCTGTTTCAATTGCCAGCCAAGGTTGTCCTGGCTTGGCTGATGCCATCGAGCAGGGGTCTCATTCTATCGATTCGTTGTTGCAACAATACAGTAAACCTTTGTTGCAAGCCGGTGCAGATCAAATTGTGCTAGGTTGTACGCATTATCCCTTGGTTATGCAACGGCTCCAAAAAATAGTCGGGAATGAGATCAATATTATTGATACCAGTGATGCAGTCGCTTTAGAGGTGCAAAGGCGCTATAACGCGAATTCCAGCCAAAATGGGCTCCCTACAAGCCACATTGCCTTGTTTACCACGGGTAGTCAGACCGCCATCAATAGAATTGTGGCAACCTATGCCGAATTAACTTGGCTTGCTGATTTACCCGTTCAGCATTGCGCTTTATCAGACCTTGCTGAACAGCCATAA
- a CDS encoding ABC transporter transmembrane domain-containing protein, producing MNLSRHYAQGSPMTQSASSAQTEAEIKDSADPLSPPPSNKNVSSFLAALWPYLSRYKKVMLGAATALVITAMVSLLLGQGVRLVIDEGIGAESMSSLNAMLGVVMIMVIVMAVGTFIRFYLVTWLGERISADIRNDVFKHLVRLHPSYFEENQSGEIMSRLTTDTTLLQSIIGSSLSFALRNALTVSGGLIMLFVTNLKLTSVVLLGVPAVIVPALWMGKRVRNLSRESQDTVADVGSYAGEIIRQVKTVQSYSRERFEIDAFGQEVDKAFNVAKKRILTRSTLLAIVIFLSFTAIASMVWVGGYDVMNGNMTAGELAAFVFYALMVAFGVAGVSEVYGEIQRAAGATERLMELLGEQTLITDPEQPESLQKEVNPHLALSGVTFAYPSRLDKPSLNNVSLDIARGETIALVGPSGAGKSTLFELLLRFYDPQQGQINLFGSNIKDIRLEDLRTNMALVPQQPVLFSKDVWYNIRYGKPDATDEEVIKAAKAAFAYDFIMELPNGFSSHLGENGVRLSGGQKQRIVIARAILNDPEILLLDEATSALDAQSEYEVQKALDSLMENRTTLIIAHRLATVLGADRTVVLDKGTVVAQGTHESLIETSTLYKRLADLQFGES from the coding sequence ATGAACCTTTCTCGCCATTACGCACAAGGAAGCCCTATGACACAATCTGCTTCGTCGGCTCAAACTGAGGCCGAAATCAAAGACAGCGCTGATCCGTTGTCTCCCCCACCGAGTAATAAAAATGTCTCCAGCTTTTTAGCGGCATTATGGCCCTATTTATCTCGCTATAAAAAAGTTATGTTGGGGGCGGCTACGGCCTTAGTTATTACCGCAATGGTGAGTTTATTGTTAGGTCAGGGCGTGCGACTCGTCATCGATGAAGGCATCGGCGCTGAATCTATGTCATCGCTAAATGCCATGCTTGGCGTGGTGATGATTATGGTCATTGTAATGGCCGTGGGTACTTTTATTAGATTTTATTTAGTCACCTGGTTGGGTGAGCGAATTTCAGCCGATATCCGCAATGATGTGTTTAAACACCTTGTGCGATTGCACCCTAGTTATTTCGAAGAGAACCAATCGGGCGAAATCATGTCTCGATTAACCACCGATACAACATTGCTGCAATCGATAATCGGCTCTAGTTTATCCTTCGCGTTACGTAATGCATTAACGGTATCGGGCGGCTTAATCATGCTTTTTGTCACTAACTTAAAGTTAACCTCCGTTGTGCTGCTGGGCGTTCCTGCGGTCATTGTGCCTGCACTTTGGATGGGCAAACGCGTGCGTAATTTAAGCCGTGAAAGCCAAGACACAGTTGCTGATGTCGGTTCCTACGCGGGTGAAATCATCCGTCAAGTGAAAACGGTTCAATCCTATTCACGCGAGCGATTTGAAATAGACGCCTTTGGTCAAGAAGTAGATAAAGCATTTAACGTCGCCAAAAAACGCATACTTACAAGGTCCACCTTATTAGCTATTGTCATTTTTCTTTCCTTCACCGCGATCGCTTCTATGGTTTGGGTAGGGGGCTACGATGTGATGAATGGCAATATGACGGCAGGTGAGTTAGCCGCGTTTGTGTTTTACGCGCTTATGGTTGCTTTTGGTGTAGCGGGTGTATCGGAAGTTTATGGTGAAATCCAGCGCGCTGCAGGCGCTACCGAGCGTTTAATGGAGCTATTAGGCGAGCAGACCTTAATCACCGACCCGGAACAACCCGAATCGCTTCAAAAAGAAGTTAACCCTCATTTAGCGTTATCGGGCGTTACCTTTGCGTATCCGAGCCGGTTGGATAAACCCTCACTCAATAACGTTTCGTTAGATATTGCCCGTGGTGAAACCATTGCATTGGTCGGACCGAGTGGCGCTGGGAAGTCGACTCTGTTTGAATTGCTGTTGCGTTTTTATGATCCGCAACAAGGGCAAATAAATCTCTTTGGTTCTAATATAAAGGACATACGTTTAGAAGATTTACGCACAAATATGGCGTTGGTACCGCAACAGCCTGTGCTATTTAGTAAAGATGTTTGGTATAACATTCGTTATGGCAAACCAGATGCAACGGATGAAGAAGTCATTAAAGCGGCAAAAGCTGCATTTGCCTACGACTTTATAATGGAGCTTCCTAATGGCTTTTCTAGTCATCTTGGGGAAAACGGAGTGCGGTTGAGTGGCGGGCAAAAACAACGCATCGTGATTGCGCGTGCCATTCTAAACGATCCGGAAATACTTTTATTGGATGAAGCGACCAGTGCACTGGATGCACAAAGTGAATATGAAGTTCAAAAAGCGCTCGATAGTTTAATGGAAAATAGAACGACTTTAATCATTGCGCATCGTTTAGCAACTGTCTTAGGGGCAGATCGAACGGTGGTGTTAGATAAAGGCACGGTTGTCGCTCAAGGCACACATGAGTCTTTGATTGAAACTTCAACCCTGTATAAGCGCTTAGCCGACCTACAATTTGGCGAAAGCTAG
- the dapB gene encoding 4-hydroxy-tetrahydrodipicolinate reductase produces the protein MIKVLVNGANGRMGSEVVNAISRDAELELVGAIDRDTNLASAIQELSPQVVVDFTIASAGFENTKTIINAGVCPVVGTSGFQEAQVNELKALAAEKKLGGLIAPNFSVGAVLMMKFAAEAAKYLPDVEVIEAHSTQKEESPSGTALRTAEMIAQARTRSAEKTSEKELIEGARGATLHEVPLHSIRLPGVVAQQTVMFGGLSETLKIEHNSQHRSSFMPGVCLACKKVVDEQELHYGLEYLL, from the coding sequence GTGATTAAGGTATTAGTAAACGGCGCAAATGGGCGCATGGGCTCGGAAGTAGTTAACGCCATTTCCCGCGATGCTGAATTAGAGTTAGTAGGTGCCATTGACCGCGACACCAATTTGGCCAGTGCTATTCAAGAATTATCCCCTCAAGTAGTGGTCGATTTCACCATTGCCTCTGCAGGTTTTGAAAATACCAAAACTATTATTAATGCCGGTGTGTGTCCTGTTGTTGGAACCAGTGGATTTCAAGAAGCCCAAGTCAATGAATTAAAAGCGTTAGCTGCTGAGAAAAAATTGGGGGGTTTAATTGCGCCGAATTTTTCAGTGGGCGCTGTATTGATGATGAAGTTTGCTGCCGAAGCGGCTAAATATTTGCCCGATGTCGAAGTCATTGAAGCACACAGTACGCAAAAGGAAGAAAGCCCTTCGGGTACTGCCTTGAGAACGGCTGAGATGATCGCCCAAGCTAGAACGCGATCAGCTGAAAAGACCAGTGAAAAAGAGCTTATCGAAGGCGCTCGTGGCGCGACTTTGCACGAAGTTCCGCTGCATTCCATACGCCTTCCGGGCGTTGTAGCCCAGCAAACAGTGATGTTTGGTGGCTTATCAGAGACATTGAAAATTGAGCATAATTCGCAACATCGCAGTTCGTTTATGCCAGGCGTTTGCTTAGCTTGTAAAAAGGTCGTTGATGAGCAAGAGTTGCATTATGGTTTAGAGTACCTGCTTTAA
- a CDS encoding UDP-glucose--hexose-1-phosphate uridylyltransferase → MSQDNFDPADHAHKRRNPLTDEWVLVSPHRAKRPWQGQSEPINEPQLPAHDENCFLCPGNERISGDVNTNYSGTYVFQNDFAALQADSPDSPQSQDPLFQMKAESGEAHVICFSPDHSKTLPELTHSQLLTVVETWTQQYIKLSKRFQWVQIFENKGAAMGCSQPHPHGQIWANSSIPTLPKKESQQQTQYYQAYQKNLLLEYAQKEDTNDVRTVYKNQDWIVVVPYWASWPFETLLMPRLRQVSHFHQLTENEKKSLADAIKVLTTKYDNLFNTSFPYSMGWHGAPTHLKDTPYWQLHAHFYPPLLRSASVKKFMVGYEMLAEPQRDLTPEQAAEKLKALSTHHYKDK, encoded by the coding sequence GTGAGCCAAGATAATTTTGATCCAGCCGATCACGCCCATAAAAGACGTAATCCACTGACCGATGAATGGGTTTTGGTGTCACCTCATCGGGCCAAGCGCCCTTGGCAAGGACAAAGTGAGCCAATCAACGAGCCTCAACTACCGGCCCATGATGAAAATTGCTTTTTATGCCCAGGCAATGAACGTATCTCTGGTGATGTTAACACAAACTACAGTGGTACCTATGTTTTTCAAAATGATTTTGCCGCCCTGCAAGCTGACTCTCCGGATAGCCCGCAATCACAAGACCCGCTCTTTCAAATGAAGGCTGAAAGTGGCGAGGCGCATGTCATTTGCTTCAGTCCAGACCACAGTAAAACGCTACCGGAACTGACCCATTCTCAGCTTCTAACTGTTGTCGAGACTTGGACACAACAATACATTAAGCTTTCTAAACGCTTTCAATGGGTTCAGATATTTGAGAATAAAGGGGCTGCGATGGGTTGTTCACAACCCCACCCTCATGGACAAATTTGGGCGAATTCAAGTATTCCTACCTTGCCCAAAAAAGAGTCTCAACAACAAACCCAGTACTATCAGGCGTATCAAAAAAATCTGCTACTGGAATACGCACAAAAAGAAGATACTAATGACGTTCGTACGGTATATAAAAACCAAGACTGGATCGTTGTCGTTCCGTATTGGGCTTCATGGCCGTTTGAAACATTGCTCATGCCTAGGTTACGCCAAGTTTCACACTTTCATCAACTAACAGAAAATGAAAAGAAAAGTTTAGCCGATGCCATCAAGGTGCTAACCACCAAGTATGACAATCTGTTTAATACTTCTTTTCCTTATTCTATGGGATGGCATGGTGCGCCTACTCATTTAAAAGACACGCCCTACTGGCAGTTGCACGCACATTTTTATCCGCCATTGTTGCGCAGCGCTTCGGTGAAAAAATTTATGGTGGGTTACGAAATGTTAGCCGAACCCCAGCGCGATTTAACGCCAGAGCAAGCTGCAGAAAAGCTAAAAGCACTCAGCACGCACCATTATAAGGATAAATAG
- a CDS encoding LacI family DNA-binding transcriptional regulator yields MANIKDVAKAAGVSVSTVSRVINDSASVVPEKKEAVLKAMDELKYKPNTLARALVNNRSDCIGLLVGEIESPFFGQLMAGVHRKVMEAGKHVIVTAGYHMPDLERSSIRFLQERRCDALIIHSKALPDDELIELFQQDTPVMIINRLIPGWEDHCVFLDNEYGAYLATRHLIQKGHKKIAYIGTNIEIEDGNHRVKGYSKALHEAGIDVDDRAIVKAFPDEEGGHSAMSEVLQRNLGVTAVFSYNDAMAAGAMLMMQDAGLDIPEKVSIVGFDDIILARVLKPHLTTIRYPVNEMGALAAQLVLHRLDERYQKIEQPLRFTPRLIERQSVLSL; encoded by the coding sequence ATGGCCAATATTAAAGACGTCGCCAAGGCTGCAGGGGTTTCTGTTTCTACGGTTTCTCGTGTGATCAATGATTCAGCCTCGGTTGTGCCAGAAAAAAAAGAAGCCGTCTTAAAAGCCATGGACGAATTAAAGTACAAGCCCAATACACTTGCTCGAGCGCTTGTTAACAACCGATCCGATTGTATTGGTCTGTTAGTCGGTGAAATCGAATCGCCTTTTTTCGGTCAGTTAATGGCGGGTGTTCACCGTAAGGTTATGGAAGCGGGTAAACATGTGATTGTGACGGCGGGTTATCATATGCCAGATCTAGAGCGTAGCTCGATTCGTTTTCTCCAAGAAAGACGCTGTGATGCCCTCATCATTCATTCCAAAGCATTACCCGATGACGAGCTAATAGAGCTGTTTCAACAAGATACGCCGGTGATGATCATTAATCGTTTAATTCCTGGCTGGGAAGATCATTGTGTATTTTTAGACAATGAATATGGCGCCTATTTGGCCACACGGCACCTCATTCAAAAGGGACACAAAAAGATTGCCTACATTGGCACCAATATAGAAATTGAAGATGGCAATCATCGTGTAAAGGGGTATTCGAAAGCCTTGCATGAAGCAGGCATAGATGTAGATGATCGAGCAATAGTGAAGGCTTTCCCCGACGAAGAGGGTGGTCATTCAGCTATGTCTGAAGTGCTTCAACGCAATTTGGGCGTAACGGCCGTTTTTTCTTACAATGACGCGATGGCTGCAGGTGCCATGCTTATGATGCAAGACGCCGGTTTAGACATTCCTGAGAAGGTATCCATAGTGGGCTTTGATGACATCATATTAGCGCGAGTTCTGAAACCGCACCTTACGACGATCCGATACCCAGTTAATGAAATGGGCGCTTTGGCAGCGCAGTTAGTGTTGCATCGATTAGACGAGCGTTATCAAAAAATTGAACAACCGCTAAGGTTTACCCCTCGGCTGATTGAGCGGCAGTCGGTGTTGAGTCTTTAA
- the galK gene encoding galactokinase, whose protein sequence is MSIQSIAHRNFVEAFKFEPSHHFHAPGRVNLIGEHTDYNDGFVLPAAINFGTFVCAKKREDNLIRACAVNFNKEITEFSLTGDIPACTTHRWSNYLRGVCQVLMQTGYELTGADITIAGDVPYGAGLSSSAALEIVLIRALLELANIEIDPKKAALLGQQVENEYIGANTGIMDQLVCALGQKNQALLIDCRSLESQPVALDSDMAIVIINSNVKRGLVDSEYNLRRAQCNEAAQALNVSHLRDATFSQLENAKTHMSQQVYQRARHIISENERTLNAASALKDKNWSRLSELMAQSHASMRDDFEITVPAIDAIVEMVADVIGDRGGVRMTGGGFGGCVVALAPTDLVSDIRQTVMKQYQATFGIKEDIYICTAEDGAFMA, encoded by the coding sequence ATGTCGATTCAGAGTATTGCCCATCGCAATTTTGTTGAGGCATTCAAATTTGAGCCCAGTCACCACTTCCATGCACCTGGTCGCGTTAACTTGATTGGCGAACACACCGATTACAATGACGGGTTTGTATTGCCGGCCGCCATTAATTTTGGGACCTTTGTGTGTGCTAAGAAGCGCGAAGATAACCTTATTAGAGCCTGTGCGGTTAATTTCAATAAAGAAATCACTGAATTCTCTTTAACCGGCGACATTCCCGCGTGCACAACACATCGATGGTCAAACTATCTCCGCGGTGTTTGCCAGGTGTTAATGCAAACAGGTTATGAACTGACGGGCGCTGATATAACCATCGCAGGAGACGTTCCCTATGGTGCAGGATTGAGCTCTTCAGCGGCATTGGAAATTGTACTGATTAGAGCACTCTTAGAGCTAGCAAACATTGAGATAGACCCTAAGAAAGCGGCTCTATTAGGGCAGCAAGTTGAAAATGAATATATCGGCGCAAATACCGGCATCATGGATCAACTCGTTTGTGCTCTTGGCCAAAAAAATCAGGCCTTACTCATTGATTGCCGATCACTTGAAAGCCAGCCAGTAGCCTTAGATAGCGATATGGCCATTGTTATAATTAATTCAAACGTTAAGCGCGGCTTAGTCGATTCTGAATATAATTTACGGCGTGCTCAATGCAACGAGGCGGCACAAGCTCTCAACGTTAGCCATTTACGAGACGCAACGTTTAGCCAGTTAGAAAACGCAAAAACACACATGAGTCAGCAAGTTTACCAGCGTGCCCGTCACATCATTAGTGAGAACGAGCGAACATTAAATGCCGCTTCGGCGCTTAAAGACAAAAATTGGTCAAGGCTGAGTGAATTAATGGCGCAGTCACACGCGTCTATGCGCGATGACTTTGAAATCACTGTTCCGGCGATCGACGCAATAGTAGAGATGGTGGCCGATGTCATCGGAGACCGAGGCGGTGTTCGAATGACCGGTGGCGGCTTTGGAGGATGCGTTGTCGCCCTGGCACCAACCGACTTAGTATCTGATATTCGTCAAACGGTGATGAAACAATATCAAGCGACATTCGGAATTAAAGAAGACATCTATATTTGTACCGCAGAAGACGGTGCATTTATGGCATAA